The proteins below are encoded in one region of Juglans microcarpa x Juglans regia isolate MS1-56 chromosome 4D, Jm3101_v1.0, whole genome shotgun sequence:
- the LOC121260762 gene encoding uncharacterized protein LOC121260762 isoform X2 gives MEEAEVLELYEIQYSDLMLLSSTISSSSSSSSSSSSSSLYEETDRLKLISRGVMEALGPAGPGLLSIGGVPDASTLRRDLLPLARRLALLNPDERKRILKEHNLGSDVPLKNPDRSVSSFAMQLRYAQWLESVQSELSHRVDSLVNPEQDHLEVDITRESQDIEFRNLGNTFRKLGFIMMDLGLRIAQICDRAIGEQELEQSLLDSCVAKGRLIHYHSALDNIILNEARSKKTAKRLANGRRDEKNSIRYRHGLSEGPNLDTNGNEVGSSGIHSNLWQQWHYDYVCCDEECPSPSGHTYLQIFYPNKNNVCMVKVSAESFIIQVGESADIISKGKLRSALHSVSRAAKFESLSRQAFVVFLQPAWNKTFSILDYPVKEVSEEETNLSIKDQNQINQEILKILPPLSSRLKDGMTFAEFSRETTKQYYGGSGLQSNT, from the exons aTGGAAGAAGCAGAGGTGCTAGAACTGTACGAGATCCAATATTCGGATCTTATGCTTCTATCCTCAacaatctcttcttcttcttcttcttcttcttcttcttcttcttcttctttgtatGAAGAAACCGATAGGCTGAAATTAATAAGCAGAGGCGTAATGGAAGCACTAGGGCCTGCGGGTCCTGGCCTGCTATCGATCGGTGGGGTCCCCGACGCCTCCACGCTCCGTCGAGACCTTCTGCCTCTCGCACGCAGGCTCGCGCTTCTCAACCCCGACGAACGTAAACGCATTCTCAAG GAGCACAACTTGGGGAGTGATGTTCCTTTGAAGAACCCAGATAGAAGTGTCTCCTCTTTTGCTATGCAACTGAGATATGCACAATGGCTGGAATCTGTTCAAAGTGAACTGAGCCATAGAGTAGATTCCTTAGTAAATCCGGAACAAGATCATCTAGAAGTTGATATCACAAGAGAAAGTCAGgatattgaatttcgaaatcTTGGAAACACTTTCAGAAAGCTTGGATTTATCATGATGGATCTAGGGCTCCGCATTGCACAAATATGTGATAGGGCAATTGGTGAGCAAGAGCTCGAGCAGAGCTTATTGGATTCCTGTGTAGCTAAAGGGCGTCTTATACACTATCACTCAGCTCTAGACAACATTATTTTAAACGAAGCAAGGAGCAAGAAAACAGCAAAAAGACTGGCAAATGGTAgaagggatgaaaaaaattccaTAAGGTATCGACATGGACTATCGGAAGGCCCTAACTTGGATACAAATGGTAATGAAGTAGGATCCTCTGGAATTCATTCCAATCTGTGGCAACAATGGCATTATGACTATG TGTGCTGTGATGAAGAGTGTCCTTCTCCTAGCGGCCACACATACTTGCAAATTTTCTATCCCAACAAAAATAATGTCTGCATGGTGAAGGTCTCTGCTGAAAGTTTTATCATTCAGGTGGGTGAATCGGCTGATATCATATCAAAAGGGAAGCTTCGCTCAGCCCTTCACTCTGTCTCTAGAGCTGcaaagtttgaaagtttgagCAGACAAGCCTTTGTTGTGTTCTTGCAGCCTGCATGGAATAAGACTTTCTCCATCTTAGATTATCCTGTGAAGGAAGTATCAGAGGAGGAAACAAATCTTTCCATCAAGgaccaaaaccaaataaatcaagaaattctaaaaatacTCCCCCCATTATCATCGCGGTTAAAGGATGGGATGACATTTGCAGAATTCTCCCGTGAAACCACGAAGCAATACTATGGTGGCAGTGGTTTGCAATCTAATACATAA
- the LOC121260762 gene encoding uncharacterized protein LOC121260762 isoform X1, which produces MEEAEVLELYEIQYSDLMLLSSTISSSSSSSSSSSSSSLYEETDRLKLISRGVMEALGPAGPGLLSIGGVPDASTLRRDLLPLARRLALLNPDERKRILKEHNLGSDVPLKNPDRSVSSFAMQLRYAQWLESVQSELSHRVDSLVNPEQDHLEVDITRESQDIEFRNLGNTFRKLGFIMMDLGLRIAQICDRAIGEQELEQSLLDSCVAKGRLIHYHSALDNIILNEARSKKTAKRLANGRRDEKNSIRYRHGLSEGPNLDTNGNEVGSSGIHSNLWQQWHYDYGIFTVLTAPFFISSSFPQATEPNDLFPVCCDEECPSPSGHTYLQIFYPNKNNVCMVKVSAESFIIQVGESADIISKGKLRSALHSVSRAAKFESLSRQAFVVFLQPAWNKTFSILDYPVKEVSEEETNLSIKDQNQINQEILKILPPLSSRLKDGMTFAEFSRETTKQYYGGSGLQSNT; this is translated from the exons aTGGAAGAAGCAGAGGTGCTAGAACTGTACGAGATCCAATATTCGGATCTTATGCTTCTATCCTCAacaatctcttcttcttcttcttcttcttcttcttcttcttcttcttctttgtatGAAGAAACCGATAGGCTGAAATTAATAAGCAGAGGCGTAATGGAAGCACTAGGGCCTGCGGGTCCTGGCCTGCTATCGATCGGTGGGGTCCCCGACGCCTCCACGCTCCGTCGAGACCTTCTGCCTCTCGCACGCAGGCTCGCGCTTCTCAACCCCGACGAACGTAAACGCATTCTCAAG GAGCACAACTTGGGGAGTGATGTTCCTTTGAAGAACCCAGATAGAAGTGTCTCCTCTTTTGCTATGCAACTGAGATATGCACAATGGCTGGAATCTGTTCAAAGTGAACTGAGCCATAGAGTAGATTCCTTAGTAAATCCGGAACAAGATCATCTAGAAGTTGATATCACAAGAGAAAGTCAGgatattgaatttcgaaatcTTGGAAACACTTTCAGAAAGCTTGGATTTATCATGATGGATCTAGGGCTCCGCATTGCACAAATATGTGATAGGGCAATTGGTGAGCAAGAGCTCGAGCAGAGCTTATTGGATTCCTGTGTAGCTAAAGGGCGTCTTATACACTATCACTCAGCTCTAGACAACATTATTTTAAACGAAGCAAGGAGCAAGAAAACAGCAAAAAGACTGGCAAATGGTAgaagggatgaaaaaaattccaTAAGGTATCGACATGGACTATCGGAAGGCCCTAACTTGGATACAAATGGTAATGAAGTAGGATCCTCTGGAATTCATTCCAATCTGTGGCAACAATGGCATTATGACTATGGTATCTTCACTGTTCTGACTGCtcccttttttatttcctcGTCTTTTCCACAAGCAACAGAGCCAAATGATTTATTTCCAGTGTGCTGTGATGAAGAGTGTCCTTCTCCTAGCGGCCACACATACTTGCAAATTTTCTATCCCAACAAAAATAATGTCTGCATGGTGAAGGTCTCTGCTGAAAGTTTTATCATTCAGGTGGGTGAATCGGCTGATATCATATCAAAAGGGAAGCTTCGCTCAGCCCTTCACTCTGTCTCTAGAGCTGcaaagtttgaaagtttgagCAGACAAGCCTTTGTTGTGTTCTTGCAGCCTGCATGGAATAAGACTTTCTCCATCTTAGATTATCCTGTGAAGGAAGTATCAGAGGAGGAAACAAATCTTTCCATCAAGgaccaaaaccaaataaatcaagaaattctaaaaatacTCCCCCCATTATCATCGCGGTTAAAGGATGGGATGACATTTGCAGAATTCTCCCGTGAAACCACGAAGCAATACTATGGTGGCAGTGGTTTGCAATCTAATACATAA